The genomic region GTTGCTCGAGAGCTGGCGGAAGGTGCCGTTTCTGGCTTCGTTTGCTGATGCGCTGCAGACCATGGAGCGCCTGACTGGGACTGCTCTGCGGACCAGCATCGCCGAGAATCTGGCCGAGTTGGGCAAGGCGCTCGTGGGGCAGGCAACGCGCGTCGTAACCCATGCTCTGTATGCGCTTGTCCAGCTCAGCATGATTCTACTGTGTGCCTTTTACTTTTTTCGGGACGGGGAGGTGCTGATCCACTGGCTCCGCGCACATTTGCCGATAGCGTCTGCCCGTCAAGATGTGCTGGTTCGGCGGTTTGATGAGGTCGTTAAAGGGGCGGTGTATGGGAACACGGTCATTGCCGTGCTGGAGGGCGTCATCGGCGGGCTGGCCTTTTGGTCGGTCGGGCTGCCGTCCGCGGTGTTGTGGGGTGCGGTAATGGCGATCCTCGCCTACCTACCGCTGTTCGGGGCTGGACTGGTATGGATGCCTGCAGCCGGCTATCTGTTCTGGCAGGGAGCCTATCTCAAAGGAGGCTTCCTGGTCGCGATTGGCGCCGTGATCGCCGTCATGGACTATCTCGTCCGCACGATCTTGGTCGGCGGACAATCGCATCTGCACACATTGCTGGTGTTTTTTTCCGTACTGGGAGGGCTGGCGGTTTTTGGATTGGTCGGGATCATCGCCGGTCCGCTGGTGGTGGCCGTGGGGATCACGTTGATCGAAAGCTACCGGACGGAATCGCCGGCACCGAAGTTTTAGCGCACGGAGGCTTTCGATGGAATGTTCATGGAACGAAGCCGACACGGGATCGTCCTTCTCGTGAGCGCAAGGCGGGCCTTCACCTCGGCATGGCTGATGACCCGTGCGGTGATCCTGAAATTCGACCGGGATTACGGATTATTTCTGGCCAGCGGCCTGGCCTTCAGCCTGCTTCTGTATATGATTCCGCTTGCGCTCCTTGCGATTTCCATTCTGGGCTACACAGTGCTGGAGTCGCAGGAGGCTCTGGAAGAAGTGCAATCCGTCATTCGGCAATTTCTTCCCCGGTCGGAACAGATCTTTGCTGAGCA from Nitrospira sp. harbors:
- a CDS encoding AI-2E family transporter gives rise to the protein MTAHQLGRRGGWAGRIVRLVLAGGIAALIVAIFTPFVSSLLWAGVLCYALYPLYTRLVLATRGRRTLSALVMCLVLAVGVIAPLAYLSLLVAEDLTEAYRTVIASMREGDQLLLESWRKVPFLASFADALQTMERLTGTALRTSIAENLAELGKALVGQATRVVTHALYALVQLSMILLCAFYFFRDGEVLIHWLRAHLPIASARQDVLVRRFDEVVKGAVYGNTVIAVLEGVIGGLAFWSVGLPSAVLWGAVMAILAYLPLFGAGLVWMPAAGYLFWQGAYLKGGFLVAIGAVIAVMDYLVRTILVGGQSHLHTLLVFFSVLGGLAVFGLVGIIAGPLVVAVGITLIESYRTESPAPKF